One stretch of Chryseobacterium fluminis DNA includes these proteins:
- a CDS encoding tyrosine-type recombinase/integrase, whose amino-acid sequence MATCSLVLDKRVKLKDENYNLSIRIIDGKNQLYLNISKMTESQYNKIFIKKDMGQNTIEFRRQCQEQISRAEKIISEIKVFDRNVIKQSFFKEDTQENQTKTTQISLKLDDLFKTYCEENEHLSIRTKIHIKQSKNVFTRENNDLTILEITPEFLKKIERKRSQEGVSISSINSNFRDLRTVINYFMKKKNILPAHYFYPFGKDGYSICEYFPKKQVFTNDEISKIINLDKFESDDEEFARDIWELLYRCNGINFADLLRLRWDQRNGNCFVFFRKKTENTRKKMRQEIVVPINHKVENILSKIGDKNSPFVLGFLKESYTDENFDYMNRKMRKSINKSLKKISQCLQLSITLQLKTARDSYATVLRRKGVSIDIISEMLSHSNTTVTKHYLDSLDNETVFKINENLI is encoded by the coding sequence ATGGCAACATGTAGTCTTGTACTTGATAAAAGAGTGAAGTTAAAAGATGAAAACTATAATTTGAGTATTCGCATTATTGATGGAAAAAACCAACTGTATCTCAACATTTCGAAGATGACTGAAAGCCAATATAACAAAATCTTTATTAAAAAAGATATGGGACAGAATACAATTGAGTTTCGTCGGCAATGTCAGGAACAGATTTCAAGAGCTGAAAAAATCATTTCAGAGATCAAGGTTTTCGATAGAAATGTTATTAAACAATCTTTCTTTAAAGAGGATACACAAGAAAATCAAACGAAAACGACTCAAATATCATTAAAATTAGATGATTTATTCAAAACATATTGTGAAGAAAATGAACATTTAAGTATTAGAACGAAAATTCATATTAAACAGTCAAAAAACGTTTTTACAAGAGAAAACAATGATCTAACGATTCTGGAAATCACACCGGAATTTTTGAAAAAAATTGAACGAAAAAGATCACAGGAAGGTGTATCGATTTCATCTATAAATTCAAACTTTAGAGACCTCCGAACGGTAATAAATTATTTCATGAAAAAGAAAAACATATTGCCAGCTCATTATTTTTATCCCTTTGGAAAAGATGGTTATTCTATTTGTGAATATTTCCCGAAAAAACAAGTTTTTACTAATGATGAAATATCTAAAATTATAAATTTGGATAAATTTGAGAGTGATGACGAAGAGTTTGCCCGTGATATTTGGGAATTACTGTATCGATGTAATGGTATTAACTTTGCCGATCTTTTAAGACTACGATGGGATCAGAGAAATGGTAACTGTTTTGTATTTTTTAGAAAGAAAACAGAGAATACCCGAAAAAAAATGAGACAGGAAATTGTTGTTCCGATAAATCATAAGGTAGAAAATATTTTAAGTAAAATTGGTGATAAAAATAGTCCTTTCGTACTTGGATTTTTAAAAGAAAGTTACACTGATGAAAATTTTGATTACATGAACCGTAAAATGAGAAAAAGTATTAATAAATCTCTTAAAAAAATCTCACAATGTCTTCAATTATCAATTACCCTACAACTAAAAACCGCTCGCGATTCTTATGCGACAGTGCTAAGGAGAAAGGGTGTTTCAATTGATATAATTTCTGAAATGTTATCACATTCAAATACAACTGTTACAAAACATTATTTGGACAGTTTAGATAATGAAACGGTATTCAAAATAAATGAAAATTTAATCTAA
- a CDS encoding helix-turn-helix transcriptional regulator yields MAKPKQRLSIATPLFSKITLIMEENRYMDLNSLIKYIPFTKATIYSKVNRKQIPFKKIGKKLIFSKQEIDRWIDEGGNMTSEIRIPVLVV; encoded by the coding sequence TTGGCAAAACCAAAACAAAGGCTTAGCATTGCGACGCCTTTGTTTTCAAAAATAACATTAATTATGGAAGAAAACAGATATATGGATCTTAATTCATTAATAAAATATATCCCTTTTACAAAGGCAACGATTTACTCAAAGGTAAATAGAAAGCAGATACCTTTTAAAAAAATCGGAAAAAAACTGATATTCAGTAAACAGGAGATTGACCGTTGGATTGATGAAGGAGGGAATATGACTAGTGAGATAAGAATTCCGGTTTTAGTGGTTTAA
- a CDS encoding DNA methyltransferase, whose translation MQKQTLSAGVVLPLFNRVTKLQLSQLEIPEEWDEIFERKEKKQFIENLKKQIVKSGYCNPIVVFKFEDKYVIVDGVLRFLAVKDLNLNEVDCIILENYPNSKDEVKDWIIEFNLKSVPSLEERKRLLSHYLRVVDTESELDESTYNEKYKFISEQYGRGWGRNNVITFKKSLVFEKENPENSLNLSNKLLENEVSFDRVKGVLDILNDKKNNYDLEKEKEAKVIEGFLSKKYDLRKTESLVRQYNHKKETGTTNIDIATNIISDRYIILPGNSLDVKFPEGTLINGILTSIPYYNQIEYSEKDSKNSEFEIGREKKPEFFVRNIVDVMKIGADNMTEDGVIIINLHDSYQDGICVGVVPLLILEMKKEGFFFIDQVIWQKSNNKPQGNKTKRFTNGYESVLIFSKSKDYYYNQLKIYDPSKSATVKRGCSEQGNKDANLKTSYHISNQYKTMRNFLCDNDIEQILKLNISKERSQQSGLQTGFFGSFPTLLPLPFILSFIPEEGRVWDPFAGTGSVGRAGLMLNRKVIMTELYDKNIPKIKEVLEKGISEYDENEYHTLKNDFVSSDDQIDLAA comes from the coding sequence ATGCAAAAACAAACATTATCAGCAGGAGTGGTTTTACCACTATTTAACAGAGTAACAAAATTGCAATTATCTCAACTCGAAATTCCTGAAGAATGGGATGAAATTTTTGAGAGAAAAGAAAAGAAACAATTTATTGAAAATCTTAAAAAACAGATCGTAAAGTCGGGTTATTGTAATCCCATAGTTGTTTTTAAATTTGAAGATAAATATGTTATCGTCGACGGTGTCTTACGATTCTTAGCGGTAAAGGATTTAAATTTAAACGAGGTCGATTGCATTATCCTTGAAAATTATCCTAACTCCAAAGATGAAGTGAAGGATTGGATTATTGAATTTAACTTAAAGTCTGTTCCAAGTCTGGAAGAACGCAAAAGACTTCTTTCTCATTACTTAAGAGTTGTTGATACCGAATCAGAACTTGATGAAAGTACTTATAATGAAAAGTACAAGTTTATATCTGAACAATACGGGAGAGGCTGGGGAAGAAACAATGTTATTACTTTTAAAAAATCTTTGGTTTTCGAAAAAGAGAATCCTGAAAACAGCCTAAATCTTTCCAATAAACTTTTGGAAAACGAAGTATCTTTTGATCGTGTAAAAGGTGTCTTGGATATTTTGAATGATAAAAAAAACAATTATGATTTGGAGAAAGAAAAAGAAGCCAAGGTCATTGAGGGATTTTTAAGTAAAAAATATGATTTAAGAAAAACAGAATCTCTTGTTCGTCAATACAATCATAAGAAAGAAACTGGAACTACTAACATTGATATTGCTACAAACATAATATCTGATAGATACATTATTTTACCGGGGAATTCTCTTGATGTGAAATTTCCCGAAGGAACGTTGATAAATGGTATTTTAACATCAATACCGTATTATAATCAGATTGAATATTCTGAAAAAGATTCCAAGAACAGCGAGTTCGAAATCGGAAGAGAAAAGAAACCGGAATTTTTTGTAAGAAACATTGTTGACGTTATGAAAATCGGTGCGGATAACATGACCGAAGATGGTGTCATCATTATTAATCTTCATGACTCATATCAGGACGGTATTTGTGTGGGTGTAGTTCCTTTACTAATCCTTGAGATGAAAAAAGAAGGTTTTTTCTTCATAGACCAGGTAATCTGGCAGAAATCAAATAATAAACCACAGGGGAACAAAACCAAAAGATTTACCAATGGTTATGAATCTGTACTGATATTTTCCAAATCTAAGGATTACTATTATAATCAGTTGAAGATCTATGATCCAAGCAAATCGGCTACCGTCAAAAGAGGATGTTCAGAACAGGGTAACAAAGATGCAAACCTAAAAACTTCATATCATATTTCCAACCAATATAAGACAATGAGAAATTTTCTCTGTGACAATGATATTGAACAGATTTTGAAATTGAATATCTCAAAGGAAAGATCACAGCAGAGTGGTTTACAAACTGGTTTTTTTGGTTCTTTTCCCACCTTGCTTCCTTTACCTTTCATTTTATCCTTCATACCTGAGGAAGGAAGAGTTTGGGATCCATTTGCCGGTACGGGGTCCGTTGGTCGCGCCGGATTGATGTTAAACCGTAAAGTTATTATGACTGAACTTTATGACAAGAATATTCCAAAAATCAAAGAGGTTCTTGAAAAAGGAATTTCCGAGTATGATGAGAATGAATATCATACTTTAAAAAATGACTTTGTCTCTTCCGATGATCAAATTGATCTTGCGGCATAG
- a CDS encoding recombinase family protein, with translation MRVKYNRVSTLGQTGNRFEADTDKYDLVLLDKVSGTVNFRDREKGRELINLTEKNEIKELVVEEISRLGRNTRNILETLEFFDQKGINVVVRNMGLQSRPNGQKNPIWTMVSTILSSLYQNELETQRQRCEVGRMVARQKGNVIFGRPNGSNESDATFINKPKNKKALEYLKKGRTLREIGKLLEMSTKTVQKVKKVAVKLDMM, from the coding sequence ATGAGAGTTAAATATAATAGAGTTTCTACTTTAGGTCAGACAGGAAATCGTTTTGAAGCAGATACGGATAAATATGATTTGGTATTATTAGACAAAGTTTCAGGTACAGTAAATTTTAGAGATCGAGAAAAGGGTCGGGAGCTAATTAACTTGACTGAAAAAAATGAAATAAAAGAATTAGTGGTGGAGGAGATTAGCCGTCTGGGGCGAAATACAAGAAATATTTTAGAGACCCTTGAGTTCTTCGATCAGAAAGGGATTAATGTGGTGGTAAGAAACATGGGACTACAATCACGTCCCAATGGACAGAAAAATCCTATATGGACAATGGTCAGTACTATACTAAGCTCGCTGTACCAAAACGAACTTGAGACACAACGTCAACGTTGTGAAGTAGGTCGAATGGTCGCCCGTCAAAAAGGGAACGTGATCTTCGGGAGACCCAATGGAAGCAATGAAAGTGATGCAACCTTTATTAATAAACCAAAAAATAAAAAGGCATTGGAATATTTAAAAAAAGGAAGAACATTAAGAGAGATTGGAAAACTCCTTGAAATGTCAACCAAAACAGTACAAAAGGTAAAAAAAGTTGCTGTCAAACTTGATATGATGTAA
- a CDS encoding DNA polymerase III subunit alpha encodes MFLNCHSYHSLRYGTLSIEKLVKQANELEVKQLVLTDINTVTGIYDFKKECEAVGIKPIVGMEVRKDGKLFYITISKEFSGIGEVNKVVTEYNCENKELSEVAPEFKNVFVIYPMSNIPSKLKENEFIGVRIDELNFLIRPEYKKHISKMVVLHSVTFKTDDEYELHKILRAIDNNTLLSKLTKKEFCRQSEYFISEEKLLKIFERYPEIISNTKNIIDECRFEFNFKQVKNKKFYTKSKEDDLKLLTRLAYSGLEKRYGLNHEIAKKRIEKELKVIDELNFCSYFLITWDIIFYSNSMGFMHVGRGSGANSIVSYCLGITDICPLELDLYFERFLNLNRKTPPDFDIDWSWQNRDIILEYIFDRYGRDHVAFCGTNVEFKYKSIFREVGKVFGLPKEELDNLAAKPIETHDRNSVVQMVQKYGRLLEKYPNQRSMHSCGILISEEPITNYTALEMPPKGFPIVQFDMNVAEDIGLEKFDILSQRGLGTINDTVNLIKKTRGFTVDIRDTALSKDEGKCNEYLSVGRTIGCFYIESPAMRGLLRRLKCDNYRTLVAASSIIRPGVAQSGMMKEYIFRHNNPDKFEYFHSVFEENLKETYGIMVYQEDVIKIAQYFGGLSLADGDILRRAMSGKGRSLKKLQQVKDNFFNSCKRKGHSEQLTAEAFRQIESFAGYSFCKAHSASYAVESYQSLYLKVYYPLEFMVSVINNQGGFYRTEVYIHEAKISGGNVQVPCVNLSDFQTTLKGTDVYLGLMLLEGLETKVAHDIVKERETNGDYKSLEDFIRRINIGIETIQILIFIGAFRFTAKPKNELLVEARLLLTNFKPENRGLMLIEEPVQEFKLPQLKRESFEDAFDEIELIGFPVSCTPFDLLKTKYRGFVFVKDLLKFHKKQVKMLAYLISRKHVPTKKGTMYFGTWIDVNGDYFDTAHFPNSLKEYDFQGGGCYLLLGTVEVDFHFPTITIHKMAKMPMIPDPRYSYDKEKQYDIHRQIKEDVSMTFRKPYPQEHEIGLPRNKFG; translated from the coding sequence ATGTTTTTGAATTGTCATTCTTATCACAGCCTCCGTTATGGTACCTTATCAATTGAAAAATTGGTAAAGCAGGCGAATGAATTAGAGGTTAAACAATTGGTCTTGACCGATATCAATACAGTTACTGGAATTTATGATTTCAAGAAAGAATGTGAAGCAGTAGGAATTAAACCTATTGTTGGTATGGAAGTAAGAAAAGATGGTAAACTTTTTTATATAACAATCTCAAAAGAGTTTTCAGGAATAGGTGAAGTGAATAAAGTGGTCACAGAGTACAACTGTGAAAATAAAGAACTGTCAGAGGTTGCACCGGAATTTAAAAATGTTTTTGTGATATATCCTATGAGTAATATTCCGTCTAAATTGAAGGAAAATGAATTTATAGGTGTACGGATCGATGAACTAAATTTTTTAATCAGACCTGAATATAAAAAACATATTTCTAAAATGGTGGTTCTTCATTCTGTTACTTTCAAAACTGATGACGAATATGAATTACATAAAATTCTACGAGCAATTGATAATAATACATTACTTTCAAAATTAACAAAGAAAGAATTTTGCAGGCAATCTGAATATTTTATTTCTGAAGAAAAACTTTTAAAAATCTTTGAAAGATATCCTGAGATTATAAGCAATACAAAAAACATTATTGATGAATGTCGTTTTGAGTTTAATTTTAAACAAGTTAAAAATAAAAAGTTTTATACCAAATCCAAAGAAGATGATCTGAAACTTCTCACCCGATTAGCATATTCAGGTTTAGAAAAGAGATATGGATTGAATCATGAGATCGCAAAAAAAAGAATTGAGAAGGAATTAAAAGTAATAGATGAGCTTAATTTCTGTTCCTACTTTCTTATTACATGGGATATTATTTTTTACAGCAATAGTATGGGATTTATGCATGTGGGTAGAGGAAGTGGTGCAAATTCTATTGTGAGTTACTGCTTGGGAATTACAGATATTTGTCCATTGGAATTGGATCTATATTTTGAAAGATTTCTAAATCTTAACCGAAAAACACCACCCGATTTTGATATTGATTGGTCTTGGCAGAACAGGGATATAATATTAGAATATATTTTTGATCGCTACGGAAGAGATCATGTTGCGTTTTGTGGGACTAATGTTGAATTTAAATACAAATCAATTTTCAGAGAGGTTGGAAAAGTATTTGGTTTGCCTAAGGAAGAGTTGGATAATCTAGCAGCAAAACCGATAGAAACTCATGACCGAAATTCTGTGGTGCAAATGGTTCAGAAATACGGGAGACTATTAGAAAAGTATCCTAATCAACGGAGTATGCATTCATGTGGGATCTTGATCTCAGAAGAACCAATTACAAATTACACAGCACTTGAAATGCCTCCAAAAGGATTTCCGATTGTTCAGTTCGATATGAATGTGGCAGAAGATATAGGACTTGAAAAATTTGACATTCTTTCCCAAAGAGGATTAGGAACTATTAATGATACGGTTAATCTCATTAAAAAGACAAGAGGATTCACAGTTGATATTCGGGATACAGCACTATCCAAAGATGAAGGAAAATGCAATGAATACTTATCAGTAGGAAGAACGATCGGATGTTTTTATATTGAATCTCCGGCAATGCGTGGATTACTAAGAAGATTAAAATGTGACAATTACAGAACACTTGTTGCTGCTTCATCTATTATCAGACCGGGAGTTGCCCAAAGCGGAATGATGAAAGAATACATTTTCAGACATAATAATCCCGATAAATTTGAATATTTCCATTCTGTATTTGAAGAAAATTTGAAAGAGACTTACGGGATTATGGTTTACCAAGAGGATGTAATTAAGATCGCACAGTATTTCGGGGGATTGTCATTAGCCGATGGTGATATCCTGAGACGAGCAATGAGTGGAAAAGGAAGATCATTAAAAAAACTTCAACAGGTGAAAGATAATTTTTTTAATTCCTGTAAAAGAAAAGGACACTCGGAACAATTAACTGCCGAAGCTTTTAGACAAATCGAATCTTTTGCAGGATATTCTTTCTGTAAGGCACATTCAGCATCTTATGCCGTAGAAAGTTATCAAAGTCTTTATTTAAAAGTATATTACCCTTTAGAATTTATGGTTTCAGTCATTAATAATCAAGGCGGTTTTTACCGAACCGAAGTTTATATTCATGAGGCAAAAATATCAGGAGGAAATGTTCAGGTTCCATGTGTCAATTTAAGTGACTTTCAAACAACATTAAAAGGAACAGATGTTTATTTAGGATTGATGCTATTAGAAGGATTGGAAACAAAAGTAGCACATGATATTGTAAAGGAACGTGAAACTAACGGAGATTATAAATCATTAGAAGACTTTATCAGACGGATTAATATTGGGATTGAAACAATACAGATTCTAATTTTTATTGGAGCATTCCGGTTTACTGCTAAACCAAAAAATGAATTGCTTGTTGAAGCAAGATTACTACTAACAAATTTTAAACCTGAGAATAGAGGTTTGATGTTAATTGAAGAACCTGTTCAGGAATTTAAACTTCCACAACTGAAAAGAGAGAGTTTCGAGGATGCATTTGATGAAATTGAGTTAATTGGATTTCCTGTTTCATGTACTCCGTTTGATTTGCTGAAAACTAAATATAGAGGATTTGTATTCGTAAAAGACTTACTGAAATTTCATAAAAAACAAGTAAAGATGTTAGCATATCTTATTTCTCGAAAACATGTTCCCACTAAAAAAGGAACGATGTATTTTGGAACTTGGATTGATGTCAACGGTGATTATTTTGACACCGCGCATTTTCCAAACAGTTTAAAAGAATATGATTTTCAGGGAGGTGGTTGTTATTTATTACTCGGAACGGTTGAAGTTGATTTTCACTTTCCAACCATTACTATTCATAAAATGGCAAAGATGCCGATGATCCCGGATCCCCGTTATTCTTACGATAAAGAAAAACAATATGATATTCACCGTCAAATTAAAGAGGATGTAAGTATGACTTTTAGGAAACCATATCCTCAGGAACATGAAATTGGACTGCCAAGAAATAAATTTGGATAA
- the dinB gene encoding DNA polymerase IV has product MNKAIVHMDMDTFFVSCERLNNSQLDGIPLIIGGGDRGVVASCSYEARKFGVRSAMPIRMALRLCPDAKVIRGDYEMYSDLSHTVTEIIQQKVPVMEKASIDEFYLDLSGMDKFFGCYQWSKEIASAVTKETGLPISFALSTNKTVSKIGTGEAKPVGRLEIQKTEIKPFLNPLSIKKIPMVGDKTFQLLSRIGIRTIHTLSEMPLLVLQQMIGVNGKELWKKANGIDENPVVPYSERKSISTETTFNNDTMDIIKLKRLISGMVEKLTYQLRHEKWLTSTVVVKIRYANFDTETKQSKVAYTSVDHTLSKVALELFNKAYNRRMRLRLIGIRFTGLVHGNHQMNLFEDTEEQMSLYQTMDYLKNRFGIDAIGRASGFDFGK; this is encoded by the coding sequence GTGAATAAAGCAATTGTACATATGGACATGGATACGTTTTTTGTATCCTGCGAGAGGCTTAACAACTCTCAACTTGACGGAATACCTCTAATAATTGGAGGTGGAGACCGTGGAGTGGTTGCATCTTGTTCCTATGAAGCAAGAAAATTCGGTGTACGTTCAGCTATGCCAATAAGAATGGCTCTTCGATTATGTCCCGATGCGAAGGTAATTCGGGGTGATTATGAAATGTATTCTGACTTATCTCATACTGTAACAGAGATTATCCAACAGAAAGTTCCGGTGATGGAAAAGGCAAGTATAGATGAATTTTATCTGGATCTTTCAGGAATGGATAAATTTTTCGGATGTTATCAGTGGTCGAAAGAAATTGCATCAGCTGTAACTAAAGAAACAGGACTTCCAATAAGTTTTGCCTTATCTACTAACAAAACAGTTTCAAAAATAGGTACGGGCGAAGCAAAACCAGTTGGACGGTTGGAAATTCAAAAGACAGAAATAAAACCTTTTCTAAATCCATTGTCCATCAAAAAAATTCCGATGGTTGGAGACAAGACCTTTCAATTATTGTCACGAATCGGAATCCGTACAATTCATACATTGTCTGAAATGCCGTTACTTGTTCTTCAGCAAATGATTGGTGTAAATGGGAAAGAACTTTGGAAGAAGGCGAACGGTATTGATGAAAATCCCGTTGTACCTTATTCTGAAAGAAAATCAATTTCAACGGAAACAACATTTAACAATGATACAATGGATATTATCAAATTGAAAAGACTGATATCTGGGATGGTAGAAAAACTAACCTATCAGCTAAGACATGAAAAATGGCTGACTTCAACCGTTGTGGTAAAAATTCGATACGCCAATTTCGACACTGAAACCAAACAATCCAAAGTAGCTTATACTTCAGTGGATCATACGTTATCAAAGGTTGCCCTCGAACTGTTCAATAAGGCTTATAACAGGAGAATGAGACTTAGATTAATAGGTATTAGGTTTACAGGATTGGTACATGGTAATCATCAAATGAATTTGTTTGAAGATACCGAAGAACAGATGAGTTTATATCAAACAATGGATTATCTCAAAAACCGATTTGGAATTGATGCAATTGGTCGTGCTTCGGGTTTTGATTTTGGAAAATAA
- a CDS encoding XRE family transcriptional regulator, which translates to MSIFSDNIRFIRTQKKLSQQELADKISISRVRYSKYEDGRSEPPYELLIGISKYFNVSIDLLLTVDIRKYPLEDVLKLPDNRIVLPVVVDKLGNNSIEIVPQKASMGYLSGYSDPEYIESLQRISLPYLTNGKYRAFPATGDSMPPFKDGSFIIGKYIENLEDLKSNKSYVFVTLNDGISYKRLKEKKKKTLTVVADNSFYEPYEIPLREIVEIWQYASGIFPEDFEPDNFENCNLKDMFLELRKDIKNLNLYFNLDH; encoded by the coding sequence ATGTCAATTTTCTCAGATAACATCAGGTTTATAAGGACTCAAAAAAAATTATCTCAGCAAGAACTTGCAGATAAAATTTCAATAAGTCGTGTTCGTTATTCAAAATACGAAGACGGACGTTCTGAACCACCTTATGAATTATTAATCGGAATCTCAAAGTATTTCAATGTAAGTATTGATTTATTACTTACAGTTGATATAAGAAAATATCCGTTAGAAGATGTCTTAAAACTACCGGATAATAGGATTGTTTTACCTGTTGTTGTTGATAAATTAGGAAACAATAGCATTGAAATTGTCCCTCAGAAGGCATCTATGGGATATCTGTCTGGTTATAGTGATCCCGAATATATTGAAAGTTTGCAAAGAATTTCATTACCTTATCTTACTAATGGAAAATACAGGGCATTCCCTGCGACAGGAGATTCAATGCCTCCATTTAAAGACGGTTCTTTTATTATTGGAAAATACATTGAGAATCTTGAAGATTTAAAATCCAATAAAAGTTATGTTTTTGTAACCCTGAATGATGGGATTTCTTATAAAAGACTCAAAGAAAAAAAGAAAAAAACACTCACTGTTGTTGCTGATAATTCATTCTATGAACCTTATGAAATTCCTTTAAGAGAAATTGTTGAAATTTGGCAGTATGCATCAGGAATTTTTCCAGAAGATTTTGAACCGGATAATTTCGAAAATTGTAATTTGAAAGATATGTTTTTAGAATTGAGAAAGGATATCAAAAACTTAAATCTTTATTTTAATCTTGACCATTAA
- a CDS encoding very short patch repair endonuclease, producing the protein MEKQKSYLKDKRSPLALNENVSKIMSKNKAKNTRPELLLRKMLWNNGLKGYRIHPKTIPGKPDICYLSKKIAIFVNGCFWHRCPHCSLTLPKNNTEFWKEKFEKNIKRDKEKNKILENDGWQIVTVWECELKNKLETTFKNIELLISN; encoded by the coding sequence ATGGAGAAACAAAAAAGTTACTTAAAAGATAAACGATCACCTTTAGCCTTAAATGAGAATGTTTCGAAGATAATGAGTAAAAATAAGGCAAAGAATACAAGACCCGAATTATTACTTAGAAAAATGTTATGGAATAATGGTTTAAAAGGCTATAGAATACATCCAAAAACAATCCCCGGAAAACCAGATATTTGTTATTTATCCAAGAAGATTGCAATTTTTGTAAATGGATGCTTTTGGCATAGATGTCCACACTGTAGCTTAACACTACCTAAGAATAATACTGAATTCTGGAAAGAGAAGTTTGAAAAGAATATCAAAAGAGATAAGGAGAAAAATAAAATTCTAGAAAATGATGGTTGGCAAATCGTCACCGTTTGGGAATGTGAATTAAAAAATAAGTTGGAAACAACATTTAAAAATATTGAATTACTAATCTCTAATTAG